The following proteins come from a genomic window of Nothobranchius furzeri strain GRZ-AD chromosome 1, NfurGRZ-RIMD1, whole genome shotgun sequence:
- the LOC129162883 gene encoding uncharacterized protein has product MLGSVHEVQRFHIDADETKEWIEEKNQALNTDNYGHHLASVQALQREHEGFERDLAALGDKVRFLIGTRTRVVSGDTFFMVLVTPPQPFLVSNQRGAFLFKVDGGHNLTPEDCLSFGFLSTSLDTDLYSRIWIFNTRTLSPPSITHLSSHPVPHPPGRPASLHLCSLSCASPGSLPLPPPANPYTHHNAELLLQFQPQTYLCTLSSSL; this is encoded by the exons atgctgggcagcgtccatgaggtgcagcgcttccacat agacgctgatgagaccaaagagtggatcgaggagaagaaccaggccctgaacacagacaactacggccaccacctggccagcgttcaggctctgcagcgtgaacatgaaggctttgagcgtgacctggcagctctgggtgataaggtccgcttcctgataggtaccaggacccgggttgtctctggagacacgttcttcatggttctggtgactccaccccagccgttcctggtcagcaatcagcggggtgctttcctatttaaggtggatggaggacacaatttgacgccagaagattgcctcagttttg gattcctgtcgacctcattggatactgacctctactccaggatttggatattcaacacacggaccttatcaccaccctccataacccacctctcatctcacccagtgccccatccaccaggacgccccgcttctctccacctctgctccctctcctgcgcttcccctggctctctacctctccctcctccagccaacccatacacccaccaca acgctgagctgttgttgcagttccaaccacagacttatctgtgcaccttaagttcctccttataa